The Megalops cyprinoides isolate fMegCyp1 chromosome 10, fMegCyp1.pri, whole genome shotgun sequence genome window below encodes:
- the LOC118785017 gene encoding lysosomal thioesterase PPT2-A-like: protein MKNGSVKLLSTFLGVCFAVAVVGYKPVIIVHGLFDGSKEFTYLVRLINQSHPGTSVLVIDLYDYKASLKALWKQVQGFRQAVLPIMQNAEDGVHLICFSQGGLICRGLISTLPDHNVHSFISLSSPQAGQYGDTDYLRHVFPTFVKAHLYKACYNSIGQKFSICNYWNDPHHREQYVKHSDYLAVLNSERPNPNATVWKKTFLRIKKLVLIGGPDDGVITPWESSHFGFYNDNETIVDMKDQDVYVKDVFGLKTLDSRGDLVICVFPGVKHTKWHSNDKVYRDCIEKWLT, encoded by the exons ATGAAGAACGGGTCTGTCAAATTGCTGTCGACTTTCCTGGGTGTCTGCTTTGCAGTCGCGGTGGTCGGATACAAGCCTGTCATCATCGTCCATGGGCTATTCGACGGCTCCAAAGAGTTCACGTACTTGGTGCGCCTCATCAACCAA tcccaCCCAGGTACCAGTGTTTTGGTGATTGACCTGTATGACTACAAAGCCAGTCTAAAGGCACTATGGAAGCAGGTGCAGGGCTTCAGACAGGCAGTCCTCCCCATTATGCAAAATGCTGAGGATGGCGTTCACCTCATCTGCTTCTCCCAAG gtgGATTGATATGTAGGGGACTGATCTCTACTCTTCCTGACCACAATGttcactccttcatctctctctcttcaccacAGGCAGGGCAGTATGGAG ATACAGACTACCTGAGGCATGTATTCCCTACCTTTGTGAAGGCGCATCTTTATAAGGCCTGCTACAACAGCATAGGACAAAAGTTCTCCATCTGTAACTACTGGAATG ACCCCCATCACAGAGAACAGTATGTGAAACATAGTGATTATCTTGCAGTACTCAATAGTGAGAGACCAAACCCAAATGCAACAG TTTGGAAGAAGACCTTCCTTCGCATCAAAAAATTGGTATTGATCGGGGGACCAGACGATGGAGTCATCACTCCATGGGAGTCCAG CCATTTTGGATTTTATAATGACAACGAGACCATCGTTGATATGAAGGACCAGGAT GTGTATGTAAAGGATGTGTTTGGGCTGAAGACACTGGACTCCAGAGGAGACCTGGTCATATGTGTGTTTCCAGGAGTGAAGCACACCAAGTGGCATTCCAACGACAAAGTGTACCGTGACTGCATTGAGAAGTGGCTCACATGA
- the LOC118785236 gene encoding phostensin-like, whose product MRSSHSVPDPAAHGVREEGKKRYPTAEEIKVIGGYQSLDKSCLAKGRGTQKGVKVCFDEVQLEVVFEYPSESSLLASFPCPPLPCTDRGREEEDEEDEEEEKGVFLFMNSRCEAVGPGRVLRVDESCHQ is encoded by the exons ATGAGATCGTCTCACTCAGTTCCAGATCCTGCTGCTCACGGTGTGAGAGAAGAAGGCAAGAAGAGATATCCCACAGCTGAAGAGATCAAAGTTATTGGAGGCTATCAGAGCCTGGACAAGTCCTGCTTGGCCAAAGGCAGAGGGACTCAGAAAGGA GTGAAAGTGTGCTTTGATGAGGTACAACTGGAAGTGGTGTTTGAGTATCCCTCAGAGAGCTCACTGTTGGCCTccttcccctgcccccctcttCCATGCActgacagaggaagggaggaggaagatgaggaagatgaagaggaggagaagggagtATTTTTGTTCATGAACAGCAGATGTGAGGCAGTCGGACCAGGCAGAGTGCTAAGAGTGG ATGAATCATGTCACCAATAG
- the dhx16 gene encoding pre-mRNA-splicing factor ATP-dependent RNA helicase DHX16 → MANLEQWVNDRLHDILGLSDKYVAQFMIGLARRASGHQDFVSRLRETGTIDIDQRVAAFAEELYNKIPRKQVVEKPSRAKEREILELERKNRTYTILEDSESEGEGLRERAKESKKDKDRGRKRKHLRQKREESPSSGEDERNNSSKKAVAEKKRDEEKEEEEEEWEKEERERLQDLEERDAFAERVRQKDKDKTRHILERNDKKAYEEAQKRLKMAEEDQKKMLPELRKQSRQQYLATRAVEKLEDLEAEIADDEYLFSSQNLTEKEKQDLQYKRTVRDLAKDYKKAGAKEKEERKNRYYMPEEKRSKTVPQRDLELDLEETGREGGGEQGRWEEERLSAAALHFGAKEERERRMKEKDEKYQLVLEEEEMISFVSAVTMKGTRAEKEQSEPVMSQAEQQRQSIQEVRRSLPIFPYREDLLSAISQHQILVIEGETGSGKTTQIPQYLMEEGYTEGGMKIGCTQPRRVAAMSVAARVAQEVGVKLGNEVGYSIRFEDCTSERTRLKYMTDGMLLREFLTEPDLASYSVIIIDEAHERTLHTDILFGLIKDIARFRPDLKVLVASATLDTERFSCFFDDAPVFRIPGRRFPVDIYYTKAPEADYLEACVVSVLQIHVTQPAGDVLVFLTGQEEIEACCELLQERCRRLGSKISELIILPIYANLPSDMQAKIFNPTPPGARKVVVATNIAETSLTIDGIIYVIDPGFCKQKSYNARTGMESLIVTPCSRASANQRAGRAGRVAAGKCFRLYTAWAFKNEMEETTVPEIQRTNLGNVVLLLKSLGINDLIHFDFMDPPPHETLVLALEQLYALGALNHLGELTKLGRRMAELPVDPMLSKMILASEQYKCSEEVLSIAAMLSVNNSIFYRPKDKVVHADNARMNFVVPGGDHLVLLNVYTQWVESGYSTQWCYENFIQFRSMKRARDVREQLEGLMDRIEVDVCSCQGDNVPIRKAVTAGYFYHTARLSKGGYKTVKHQQTVYVHPNSSLFEEQPRWLIYHELVFTTKEFMRQVIEIDSSWLLEVAPHYYKSKELEDSSSKKMPRKQGKTREELG, encoded by the exons ATGGCAAATCTGGAGCAGTGGGTGAATGACCGTCTGCATGACATTCTGGGTTTGAGTGACAAGTATGTGGCCCAATTCATGATCGGCTTGGCACGCCGGGCATCTGGGCATCAGGACTTTGTTTCTCGCCTCCGGGAGACGGGCACGATTGACATCGACCAGAGAGTGGCCGCCTTCGCAGAGGAGTTATACAACAAG ATTCCCAGGAAACAAGTCGTGGAGAAGCCATCTCGAGCGAAGGAGCGGGAAATTCTGGAGCTAGAGAGAAAGAACCGCACGTACACTATACTGGAGGACAgtgagagcgagggagagggactgagagagcGGGCGAAGGAGAGCAAAAAGGACAAGGACAGGGGGCGGAAGAGAAAGCACCTCAGACAGAAAAGGGAGGAGAGCCCATCGTCTGGTGAAGACGAGAGGAACAACAG CAGTAAGAAGGCTGTAGCTGAGAAGAAGAGGgatgaggagaaagaggaagaggaggaggagtgggagaaggaggagagagagcgactGCAGGACCTGGAAGAGAGGGACGCCTTTGCTGAGCGAGTGAGGCAAAAGGACAAGGACAAGACCAGGCACATACTGGAGAGGAATGACAAAAAG GCCTATGAGGAAGCCCAGAAGAGGCTGAAGATGGCTGAAGAggaccagaaaaaaatg CTGCCAGAGTTGAGAAAGCAGTCACGGCAGCAGTACCTGGCCACACGAGCCGTCGAGAAGCTGGAAGACCTGGAAGCGGAGATCGCCGATGACGAGTACCTCTTCTCCAGCCAAAATCTGACGGAGAAGGAGAAGCAAGATCTCCAGTACAAGCGCACAGTCCGAGATCTGGCCAAGGACTACAAGAAGGCAGGAgccaaggagaaggaggagaggaagaacagaTACTACATGCCAGAGGAGAAAAGGAGCAAG acaGTTCCCCAGCGGGACTTGGAGCTGGACCTGGAGGAGACGGGCCGCGAGGGTGGAGGGGAGCAGGGCcgctgggaggaggagaggctcaGCGCGGCCGCCCTGCACTTCGGGgcgaaggaggagagggagcggaGGATGAAGGAGAAGGATGAGAAGTATCAGCtggtgctggaggaggaggagatgatcAGCTTCGTCAGCGCTGTCACCATGAAAGGGACGCGGGCAGAGAAG GAGCAGAGTGAGCCTGTCATGTCTCAGGCAGAGCAGCAAAGGCAGTCCATCCAGGAGGTGAGACGCAGCCTGCCCATCTTCCCATACAGAGAGGATCTTCTCTCTGCCATCAGCCAGCACCAGATCCTTGTCATCGAGGGCGAGACGGGATCCGGCAAGACCACCCAGATCCCCCAGTACCTCATGGAGGAG ggctacacagagggagggatgaAAATAGGATGCACCCAGCCGCGGAGAGTGGCAGCAATGTCGGTGGCAGCCAGAGTGGCACAGGAAGTGGGAGTGAAGCTTGGCAATGAG GTGGGGTACTCTATCAGGTTTGAGGATTGCACTTCGGAGCGCACAAGGTTGAAGTACATGACAGATGGGATGCTCCTCAGGGAATTCCTCACTGAACCAGACCTCGCCAGCTACAG tgtgatTATAATCGATGAGGCTCACGAGCGGACCCTGCACACCGACATCCTCTTCGGCCTGATTAAGGACATTGCTCGGTTCCGACCTGACCTGAAGGTTCTGGTGGCCAGCGCAACTCTCGACACAGAGCGCTTCTCCTGCTTCTTCGATGACGCACCCGTCTTCAGAATCCCAGGGAGGAGGTTCCCTGTGGACATTTACTACACTAAG GCTCCAGAAGCAGATTACCTGGAGGCATGTGTGGTGTCAGTGCTGCAGATCCACGTCACTCAGCCTGCTGGAGATGTGCTGGTCTTCCTCACTGGACAG GAGGAGATTGAGGCTTGCTGTGAGCTCCTGCAGGAGAGATGCAGGCGGCTGGGCTCCAAGATCTCGGAGCTGATCATACTTCCCATCTATGCCAACCTGCCCTCTGATATGCAGGCAAAGATCTTCAATCCCACACCTCCAGGGGCACGGAAG GTGGTGGTGGCCACTAACATTGCTGAGACCTCCCTCACCATTGATGGCATCATCTACGTCATTGACCCTGGGTTCTGCAAACAGAAGAGCTACAATGCTCGGACAGGAATGGAGTCCCTCATTGTCACACCCTGCTCACGG gcGTCAGCAAATCAGCGTGCAGGGCGTGCGGGCAGAGTGGCTGCTGGGAAGTGTTTCCGTCTCTACACCGCCTGGGCCTTCAAGAACGAGATGGAGGAGACCACAGTGCCAGAGATTCAGAGGACAAACCTGGGCAATGTGGTGTTGCTGCTCAAGAGCCTTG gCATTAATGACCTCATCCACTTTGACTTCATGGACCCGCCCCCTCACGAGACCCTTGTCCTGGCCCTGGAGCAGCTCTATGCACTGGGTGCACTCAACCACCTCGGGGAGCTCACCAAG CTTGGACGCAGGATGGCAGAGTTACCAGTGGACCCTATGCTTAGCAAGATGATCCTGGCCTCAGAaca GTATAAGTGCTCAGAGGAGGTGCTGAGCATCGCTGCCATGCTGTCGGTGAACAACTCCATCTTCTACCGGCCCAAAGACAAGGTGGTCCACGCCGACAACGCCAGGATGAACTTTGTCGTACCCGGAGGAGACCACTTGGTGCTGCTGAACGTCTACACGCAG TGGGTGGAGAGCGGGTACTCCACGCAGTGGTGCTATGAGAACTTCATCCAGTTCCGCTCCATGAAGCGCGCGCGGGATGTGCGGGAGCAGCTGGAGGGGCTGATGGACAGGATTGAGGTGGATGTGTGCAGTTGCCAGGGAGACAACGTTCCTATCCGCAAG GCAGTGACTGCGGGATATTTCTACCACACGGCACGGCTCAGCAAAGGAGGCTACAAGACAGTGAAGCACCAGCAGACAGTCTACGTTCACCCTAACAGCTCCCTGTTTGAGGAGCAGCCACGCTGGCTCATTTACCATGAGCTGGTCTTCACCACAAAGGAGTTCAtgagacag GTGATAGAGATTGACAGCAGCTGGCTGCTGGAAGTGGCCCCCCATTACTACAAGAGCAAAGAGCTGGaagacagcagcagcaagaaGATGCCCCGCAAACAGGGCAAGACGCGAGAGGAACTGGGGTGA